A single region of the Halobellus ruber genome encodes:
- a CDS encoding bifunctional metallophosphatase/5'-nucleotidase, whose amino-acid sequence MSDDEMRRRSLLKYLGATGISATLAGCGGGDGDATTEAPTETPTETATQTATPVPTESLTLLHDTHVGGRLGTAGAEDNENIESYFGLMDDLAEPDRTLRLGAGDDLGSSALSSEFEGQHVVDPFEAGDLTHDTFGNHDFDFGPDVLRTRVSETEDFLWVSANVDEPSGEAFAGAEGAERYDIVEIAGVSVGITGVLTPRARQVTSLGDAEVRDPTAALSEVVPEMREEGAEVVIVMSHVANDLARNEIAPNVDGIDVIVGDDAAEQFDEAVEVNDTVLSFVGDEYDFLGEVTLEVGDGEIQSYDRTVYDVSEEEIEPNEAVEAVADFYRRQVDSEVIGESTVPLNCVGEDLRTGETNMGNFVADAIRADVDSDVVIQNGGGIRTGTLYPPGDITDLLIRQILPFGNTTIELEVSGRTLHDALENGVSEVESLEGRFPQVSGMEFAWDPDAESGDRIDPADVTVDGEPLDVEATYTLGTNNFMADGGDGYGMLPDAARTGSGETSLAQLVIDRIRERTPISPETEGRITRL is encoded by the coding sequence ATGTCAGACGACGAGATGCGACGGCGGTCGTTGCTCAAGTACCTCGGCGCCACCGGTATCAGCGCGACGCTCGCCGGCTGCGGCGGCGGCGACGGAGACGCTACCACCGAGGCGCCGACCGAGACGCCGACCGAGACAGCGACACAGACGGCGACGCCGGTCCCGACGGAGTCTTTGACGCTGCTCCACGACACCCACGTCGGCGGGCGGCTCGGGACCGCCGGCGCCGAGGACAACGAGAACATCGAGAGCTACTTCGGGCTGATGGACGACCTCGCCGAGCCGGATCGGACGTTACGGCTGGGCGCCGGCGACGACCTGGGCTCGTCGGCGCTGTCCTCGGAGTTCGAGGGCCAGCACGTCGTCGACCCCTTCGAGGCCGGCGACCTCACCCACGACACGTTCGGCAACCACGACTTCGACTTCGGACCGGACGTCCTCCGGACGCGGGTCTCCGAGACCGAGGACTTCCTGTGGGTCAGCGCCAACGTCGACGAGCCCTCCGGCGAGGCGTTCGCCGGCGCGGAGGGCGCCGAACGCTACGACATCGTCGAGATCGCCGGCGTCTCAGTGGGGATCACGGGCGTCCTGACCCCGCGGGCCAGGCAGGTGACGAGCCTCGGCGACGCCGAAGTGCGGGACCCGACAGCGGCGTTGAGCGAGGTCGTCCCGGAGATGCGCGAGGAGGGCGCCGAAGTGGTGATCGTGATGTCACACGTCGCAAACGACCTGGCGCGCAACGAGATCGCCCCCAACGTCGACGGGATCGACGTCATCGTCGGCGACGACGCCGCCGAGCAGTTCGACGAGGCGGTCGAGGTCAACGACACCGTCCTCTCCTTCGTCGGCGACGAGTACGACTTCCTGGGCGAGGTCACCCTCGAAGTCGGCGACGGGGAGATCCAGTCGTACGACCGCACCGTCTACGACGTCAGCGAGGAGGAGATCGAGCCGAACGAGGCCGTCGAGGCGGTCGCCGACTTCTACCGGCGCCAGGTCGACAGCGAGGTGATCGGCGAGAGCACGGTCCCGCTCAACTGCGTCGGCGAGGACCTCCGCACGGGGGAGACCAATATGGGCAACTTCGTCGCCGACGCGATCAGGGCCGACGTCGACTCCGACGTCGTGATCCAGAACGGCGGCGGGATCCGGACGGGCACGCTGTACCCGCCGGGCGACATCACCGACCTGCTCATCCGCCAGATCCTGCCGTTCGGCAACACGACAATCGAACTGGAGGTGAGCGGCCGGACCCTCCACGACGCCCTGGAGAACGGCGTCAGCGAGGTCGAGAGCCTCGAGGGGCGGTTCCCGCAGGTCAGCGGGATGGAGTTCGCGTGGGACCCCGACGCCGAATCGGGCGACCGGATCGACCCGGCCGATGTCACCGTCGACGGCGAGCCGCTGGACGTCGAGGCGACATACACCCTCGGGACGAACAACTTCATGGCCGACGGCGGCGACGGGTACGGGATGCTGCCGGACGCGGCGCGGACTGGCAGCGGTGAGACGTCACTCGCACAGCTCGTGATCGACCGGATCCGGGAGCGGACGCCCATCTCCCCGGAGACCGAGGGGCGGATCACCCGGCTCTGA
- a CDS encoding DNA-3-methyladenine glycosylase family protein, producing the protein MTADSGSAPGVDAAAATESGAIPLSEIAGPFDLQATLESGQSYLWDRPDGRMYESMDNRGGDAWYHTVAPPIDGVTTEPIAVRVRQREGRLEWVATDDPVPLLTHLLRLDDDLDAIYDAAPDDDLIERAIDAYRGLRLVRDPPFPCLISFICSAQMRVARVHGMSVALAASFGTEYELAGEAVPAFPTPDQLAARTEAELRDRKLGYRAPYVKRTAEMVADGEAHPSEATGLEYEDAREYLTQFVGVGDKIADCVLLFSLGSLEAIPLDTWIRTAVAEYYPDCDRGGYAETSRALREQLGGEYAGYAQTYLFYYLRARGDE; encoded by the coding sequence ATGACAGCCGATTCCGGATCCGCACCCGGCGTCGACGCGGCCGCCGCGACGGAGTCGGGGGCGATCCCCCTCTCGGAAATCGCGGGGCCGTTCGACCTCCAGGCGACCTTAGAGAGCGGCCAGTCGTACCTGTGGGACCGCCCGGACGGGCGGATGTACGAGTCAATGGACAACCGGGGCGGCGACGCGTGGTACCACACGGTCGCGCCGCCGATCGACGGCGTCACGACGGAGCCGATCGCGGTCCGGGTGCGGCAGCGCGAGGGCCGGTTGGAGTGGGTCGCGACCGACGACCCCGTCCCGCTTTTGACTCACCTGCTCCGGCTCGACGACGACCTCGACGCGATCTACGATGCTGCGCCCGACGACGACCTGATCGAGCGGGCGATCGACGCCTATCGCGGGCTGCGGCTGGTCCGCGACCCGCCCTTCCCGTGTCTGATCTCGTTCATCTGCTCGGCACAGATGCGCGTCGCCCGGGTCCACGGGATGTCGGTCGCGCTCGCGGCGTCGTTCGGCACCGAGTACGAACTCGCCGGCGAGGCGGTGCCCGCGTTCCCCACCCCCGACCAGTTGGCCGCGCGGACCGAGGCCGAACTCCGGGACCGCAAACTCGGCTACCGCGCGCCGTACGTCAAGCGGACCGCGGAGATGGTCGCCGACGGCGAGGCCCACCCGAGCGAGGCGACGGGACTCGAGTACGAGGACGCCCGGGAGTACCTGACCCAGTTCGTCGGCGTCGGCGACAAGATCGCCGACTGCGTGCTGCTGTTCTCGCTCGGCTCCCTGGAGGCGATCCCGTTGGACACGTGGATCCGAACCGCGGTCGCGGAGTACTACCCCGACTGCGACCGCGGCGGCTACGCCGAAACCTCGCGGGCGCTCCGGGAACAGTTGGGCGGCGAGTACGCGGGGTACGCCCAGACGTACCTGTTCTACTACCTCCGGGCCCGCGGCGACGAGTGA
- the malQ gene encoding 4-alpha-glucanotransferase gives MRFDRSAGVFCHLTSLPGPHGIGDLGEGARAFVEWLAAAEQSYWQFCPLGPTASVHGDSPYQSYSAFAGNPLLLSLDRLVDDGYLDAGAVEGEAVPDFPGDRVDYDRVRAYKTDRLRTAAARFREEAAADDRAAFEAFRERESAWLDDYALFMALRTRYDGAWTDWPESIRTRDPDALSAHREELAAEIQYREFVQFVFDRQWRALRAYAEERGVEFVGDLPIYVALDSADVWASPEAFDLTPEHDPAAVAGVPPNPGDDGQRWGNPVYDWDTLRETGYGWWLDRLDRLLDLVDVARIDHFKGFDEFWAIPAGADDPAAGEWREAPGHDFFETVERELGELPFIVEDLGFLDQGVVDLRERFGFPSMRVPHYADWCREGDMYQPMHYPEGSVGYTSTHDTNTLVGYYESLSDRQRDCLHYNVGADGSEINWSVIEAVWRSDAVLAFTTVQDVLGLGAEARFNRPGTATGNWTWRCTEAAFREADAERLARLTDEQIRN, from the coding sequence ATGCGATTCGACCGATCGGCGGGCGTGTTCTGCCACCTCACCTCGCTGCCGGGCCCACACGGCATCGGCGACCTCGGCGAGGGCGCCCGGGCGTTCGTCGAGTGGCTCGCCGCCGCCGAGCAGTCCTACTGGCAGTTCTGTCCGCTGGGGCCGACCGCATCGGTCCACGGCGACTCCCCCTACCAGTCGTATTCGGCGTTCGCGGGCAACCCGCTTCTGCTCAGCCTCGACCGGCTCGTCGACGACGGCTACCTCGACGCCGGAGCGGTCGAAGGCGAAGCGGTCCCCGACTTCCCCGGCGACCGCGTCGACTACGACCGCGTCAGGGCGTACAAGACCGACCGGCTCCGGACGGCTGCAGCGCGGTTCCGCGAGGAGGCCGCCGCGGACGACCGCGCGGCGTTCGAGGCGTTCCGCGAGCGGGAGTCGGCGTGGCTCGACGACTACGCGCTGTTTATGGCGCTGCGGACGCGGTACGACGGCGCGTGGACCGACTGGCCCGAGTCGATCCGGACCCGCGACCCCGACGCCCTATCGGCCCACCGGGAGGAACTGGCTGCGGAGATCCAGTATCGGGAGTTCGTCCAGTTCGTCTTCGACCGGCAGTGGCGCGCGCTCCGGGCGTACGCCGAGGAGCGCGGCGTCGAGTTCGTCGGCGACCTCCCGATCTACGTCGCACTCGACAGCGCCGACGTGTGGGCGAGCCCCGAGGCGTTCGACCTGACCCCCGAGCACGATCCCGCGGCGGTCGCGGGGGTGCCGCCCAACCCCGGCGACGACGGCCAGCGGTGGGGAAATCCGGTCTACGACTGGGACACCCTCCGGGAGACCGGCTACGGGTGGTGGCTCGACCGGCTGGATCGCCTGCTCGACCTCGTCGACGTCGCCCGGATCGACCACTTCAAGGGGTTCGACGAGTTCTGGGCGATCCCGGCCGGCGCCGACGACCCCGCGGCCGGCGAGTGGCGCGAGGCGCCCGGCCACGACTTCTTCGAGACCGTCGAACGGGAGCTGGGCGAACTGCCGTTCATCGTGGAGGATCTGGGGTTCCTCGATCAAGGGGTCGTCGACCTCCGCGAGCGATTCGGGTTCCCGTCGATGCGGGTGCCCCACTACGCCGACTGGTGCCGGGAGGGGGATATGTACCAGCCGATGCACTACCCCGAGGGGAGCGTCGGCTACACCTCGACCCACGACACCAACACCCTCGTGGGCTACTACGAGTCGCTGTCCGACCGCCAGCGTGACTGTCTCCACTACAACGTCGGCGCCGACGGCTCGGAGATCAACTGGTCGGTGATCGAGGCGGTGTGGCGCTCCGACGCCGTGCTGGCGTTCACGACCGTCCAGGACGTGCTCGGACTCGGCGCCGAGGCGCGGTTCAACCGCCCCGGCACCGCCACCGGCAACTGGACGTGGCGGTGTACGGAGGCCGCGTTCCGCGAGGCCGACGCCGAGCGGCTCGCCCGGCTGACCGACGAGCAGATCCGGAATTAG